GACACGTGTCAGACACAGTGACCTCGGCCGCGGTGTCCAGTGGCTAGCAGGTCGGTAGTTTTTACCTGTCGCACTGTGCCGGTTGTCGCATGGTCTGGGTCCGGTCTGAGCACGCAGGTGCATTGGCAGTCGTCTCGACGTGGCTCTGCGCACTTCTCCCGTGGAACATCACCTACTCGTCGAGTATCGCTGGCATCAGTCTCTTGTTCGTCAGGTTTCCGTTCGTCGAGATTCAGTACGCGTGGGGGCTCTCTCAACGTGTCGCCGTCCGCGACCCACTGTCGGCGATGACGCTTCAGGCTGGACAGTCCGTCGCAGTCGCCTATCAGACGTGGCTTCTCGGTGCGGCCGCGATGGCGCTCGCACTCCTGTTTTCGTTCGGCTACTACCTTCGCGAGGATAGTCTCGAAGCGGGACCAGTCGACCCAGTTCGACTCCTCGGGGGACTCCTCGGCGTCGTCGGCGTCGTTCTCGCTGCGTCTTCGTATCTACTGGCGACGCGAGGGATTCCGGGCCTCCCGCTTCCCGTCGGCGTCGTTATCGCGTTCGTCTTTGCCGGTATCCTGCTGACGGTCGAACGTTCCTGACTGGAACGCGCGGACCATTTAAGTAGTGACCTCTCATACCACCCGACCAACCGATTCGGGTGACGATGCCACGAGATACCACGAGAGACACGAAACCGACTAGCGATACTGCGGCCGACCGTGGGGTGTTCCGACTCCTCCAAGATGGCGACTTCGACGTCGCCGCCGCCGAGACCAGACGAATCCTCCGGCGGACCGCAGAGATGCTCCGTGGGTCGAACCTGAACGTCCGCCCGCTCACACCGGGCGACACCCCGTTGGGAACGTTCGACGTTCCACCGGGGCACGAAGAGAGAGAACGCTACTGGGTGAACGCGCCGTTCGCGTACGTCGTCGTCACGTTCGATACGAACGCGACTGCGCATCACTACCACGTCGTCGAACCGGACCTCGACGAGTTCGAAGCGTCGTTACTCGAACGTGTCCGCACGGACATCCGTGACCCGCTGTTGTACAAACGGGACGTCGACCCGACGAGCGAGGAAACGCTCACGAACGAACTCGCGTCACTCCTCGAACAGTACGGCCTCGACTTCGGGATGAACTCGTTTCACACCCTGTTGTACTATCTCAGGCGGGATTTCCACGGGTACGGCCCCCTCGACCCGTTGATGCACGACCCGAACATCGAGGACATCTCCTGTGATGGCTACAACCTCCCGCTGTTCGTCTATCACGACGACTACACCGACATCGTGACGAACGTCTCCTTCGAGAGCGAGGAACTCGACAACTTCGTCATCCGCCTCGCACAGCGGTCTGGCCAGCACATCAGCGTCGGCGACCCGGTGCTCGGGACGACGCTCCCCAACGGCGCCCGTGCGGAACTCGCACTGGGTGAAGAGGTGACGCCGCGCGGGTCGGCGT
The genomic region above belongs to Haloferax marinisediminis and contains:
- a CDS encoding DUF7549 family protein, producing MVWVRSEHAGALAVVSTWLCALLPWNITYSSSIAGISLLFVRFPFVEIQYAWGLSQRVAVRDPLSAMTLQAGQSVAVAYQTWLLGAAAMALALLFSFGYYLREDSLEAGPVDPVRLLGGLLGVVGVVLAASSYLLATRGIPGLPLPVGVVIAFVFAGILLTVERS